A single genomic interval of Homo sapiens chromosome 15, GRCh38.p14 Primary Assembly harbors:
- the NR2F2 gene encoding COUP transcription factor 2 isoform b (isoform b is encoded by transcript variant 2), with product MQAVWDLEQGKYGFAVQRGRMPPTQPTHGQFALTNGDPLNCHSYLSGYISLLLRAEPYPTSRFGSQCMQPNNIMGIENICELAARMLFSAVEWARNIPFFPDLQITDQVALLRLTWSELFVLNAAQCSMPLHVAPLLAAAGLHASPMSADRVVAFMDHIRIFQEQVEKLKALHVDSAEYSCLKAIVLFTSDACGLSDVAHVESLQEKSQCALEEYVRSQYPNQPTRFGKLLLRLPSLRTVSSSVIEQLFFVRLVGKTPIETLIRDMLLSGSSFNWPYMAIQ from the exons CGGTGCAGAGGGGCAGGATGCCGCCGACCCAGCCGACCCACGGGCAGTTCGCGCTGACCAACGGGGATCCCCTCAACTGCCACTCGTACCTGTCCGGATATATTTCCCTGCTGTTGCGCGCGGAGCCCTATCCCACGTCGCGCTTCGGCAGCCAATGCATGCAGCCCAACAACATCATGGGTATCGAGAACATTTGCGAACTGGCCGCGAGGATGCTCTTCAGCGCCGTCGAGTGGGCCCGGAACATCCCCTTCTTCCCCGACCTGCAGATCACGGACCAGGTGGCCCTGCTTCGCCTCACCTGGAGCGAGCTGTTTGTGTTGAATGCGGCGCAGTGCTCCATGCCCCTCCACGTCGCCCCGCTCCTGGCCGCCGCCGGCCTGCATGCTTCGCCCATGTCCGCCGACCGGGTGGTCGCCTTTATGGACCACATACGGATCTTCCAAGAGCAAGTGGAGAAGCTCAAGGCGCTGCACGTTGACTCAGCCGAGTACAGCTGCCTCAAGGCCATAGTCCTGTTCACCTCAG ATGCCTGTGGTCTCTCTGATGTAGCCCATGTGGAAAGCTTGCAGGAAAAGTCTCAGTGTGCTTTGGAAGAATACGTTAGGAGCCAGTACCCCAACCAGCCGACGAGATTCGGAAAGCTTTTGCTTCGCCTCCCTTCCCTCCGCACCGTCTCCTCCTCAGTCATAGAGCAATTGTTTTTCGTCCGTTTGGTAGGTAAAACCCCCATCGAAACCCTCATCCGGGATATGTTACTGTCCGGCAGCAGTTTTAACTGGCCGTATATggcaattcaataa
- the NR2F2 gene encoding COUP transcription factor 2 isoform c (isoform c is encoded by transcript variant 3), translating into MPPTQPTHGQFALTNGDPLNCHSYLSGYISLLLRAEPYPTSRFGSQCMQPNNIMGIENICELAARMLFSAVEWARNIPFFPDLQITDQVALLRLTWSELFVLNAAQCSMPLHVAPLLAAAGLHASPMSADRVVAFMDHIRIFQEQVEKLKALHVDSAEYSCLKAIVLFTSDACGLSDVAHVESLQEKSQCALEEYVRSQYPNQPTRFGKLLLRLPSLRTVSSSVIEQLFFVRLVGKTPIETLIRDMLLSGSSFNWPYMAIQ; encoded by the exons ATGCCGCCGACCCAGCCGACCCACGGGCAGTTCGCGCTGACCAACGGGGATCCCCTCAACTGCCACTCGTACCTGTCCGGATATATTTCCCTGCTGTTGCGCGCGGAGCCCTATCCCACGTCGCGCTTCGGCAGCCAATGCATGCAGCCCAACAACATCATGGGTATCGAGAACATTTGCGAACTGGCCGCGAGGATGCTCTTCAGCGCCGTCGAGTGGGCCCGGAACATCCCCTTCTTCCCCGACCTGCAGATCACGGACCAGGTGGCCCTGCTTCGCCTCACCTGGAGCGAGCTGTTTGTGTTGAATGCGGCGCAGTGCTCCATGCCCCTCCACGTCGCCCCGCTCCTGGCCGCCGCCGGCCTGCATGCTTCGCCCATGTCCGCCGACCGGGTGGTCGCCTTTATGGACCACATACGGATCTTCCAAGAGCAAGTGGAGAAGCTCAAGGCGCTGCACGTTGACTCAGCCGAGTACAGCTGCCTCAAGGCCATAGTCCTGTTCACCTCAG ATGCCTGTGGTCTCTCTGATGTAGCCCATGTGGAAAGCTTGCAGGAAAAGTCTCAGTGTGCTTTGGAAGAATACGTTAGGAGCCAGTACCCCAACCAGCCGACGAGATTCGGAAAGCTTTTGCTTCGCCTCCCTTCCCTCCGCACCGTCTCCTCCTCAGTCATAGAGCAATTGTTTTTCGTCCGTTTGGTAGGTAAAACCCCCATCGAAACCCTCATCCGGGATATGTTACTGTCCGGCAGCAGTTTTAACTGGCCGTATATggcaattcaataa